One genomic segment of Candidatus Wallbacteria bacterium includes these proteins:
- a CDS encoding phosphomannose isomerase type II C-terminal cupin domain, with protein sequence MLEWLGLHTHSAETVNQAGRHEIDQQDFSGNRRPWGFYEVISDNPDHKLKRITVYPDQRLSLQRHFRRSEHWYVIKGQAKVVLDGREIPLASGQAVDIPVKSWHRIQNTGAADMVFVEVQTGEYFGEDDIERGEDDYGRAK encoded by the coding sequence TTGCTGGAATGGCTTGGCCTGCATACTCACAGCGCTGAAACTGTCAATCAGGCTGGAAGGCATGAAATCGACCAGCAGGATTTCAGTGGGAATCGGAGACCATGGGGATTTTACGAAGTGATTTCCGACAATCCGGATCACAAGCTGAAAAGGATCACTGTCTATCCTGATCAGCGCTTGAGTTTACAGCGCCATTTCCGGCGATCTGAACACTGGTATGTGATCAAGGGACAGGCAAAAGTGGTGCTTGATGGCCGGGAAATCCCGCTTGCGTCCGGACAGGCTGTTGACATTCCAGTTAAATCATGGCATCGCATTCAGAACACAGGGGCTGCAGACATGGTTTTCGTCGAGGTCCAGACTGGTGAATATTTTGGAGAAGATGATATCGAAAGAGGGGAGGATGATTATGGGAGAGCCAAGTAG
- a CDS encoding SUMF1/EgtB/PvdO family nonheme iron enzyme, whose translation MSFIHANTIPLKQGWNLISLGVQPVDSSVSEIFHNVPDMKYLMGFLRNPSDGGSEGFRTYMNIEGMRDFSTLTTMDGLHGYWVYMTGIDTLEVFGDKIDVQQQIMLSSGWNLVGYWLDQSYAMPTCETQTNTIIDSIFNPSPSIIGGTAKYIMGFYRDTGNGISEGFKTFMNNTAISFSNLPAIDPGKGYWVYMQDEGILEYNSKNPLDLTPPENITAFKVSGIDAAIPCVSLCWTNPEEDFYKVVIRRKEDSYPNDLADGTEIYNDNGSHTLDSTVSIGKKYCYRAWAYDSNENFALSTAITDALVIDTNFVDLGKSTLVLDTTEAVSVNYSPDNGGVSIPVAAPSAAELTVGSIIVAGTSETETGIARKVTSLRVEGEQVIAETTQAALDEVIENCDVSVVRPLNFSNAEFAPLRKGVKLVSPLHAPTKDGLYISLDNCVLYDYDKDTSTTFDQITVKGYISFKNPIYNGECKISWHGLDKFLVSLAFREDSEMKITSKIAGQLEWKKDLSEWFPFCKVRFPKIVAGPIEIGPVMTFYIGLQGKAYAGLSVSVVQQASMTGGLLYENGWSPIRQFSNTFYYTPPALFANADFKLYFGPQVDFNIYEVVGPYLMVDGFLKLVADTTPKMTLYGGLEADVGITAVKILGFKLTEPFKLTGAIKNQQKLWELLKPSTTSLMNYSNVSSTGFSLNWSKISNADSYRIYKDYKQYGVDTTGNSVSITGLSPKHIYTMQVSGINILGEGDKRSLIVPTSNPLTSITIAPAMISLYTGSSYYLNNNIVATTHYTDGSTFNVSSGITWKMSSGVGNLNGNIYIAGANAGSAVLTCSYIDCGLTKSANLSITVNKTKTFSNISINPSSASITAGGSYNLSNVNVTAHYSDNSTSTVNGVTWSLSSGVGSLIGTTYDSGSSAGNAILACSYNDGGVTKATDFSITVTKTLSSIRINPTSVSIFSNSFFLLSNINITADYADSSTATISNGAWSLSSGVGSISGKTYYPGANTGSGVLTYSYTENGVTKTASITVTVNKILSSISLNTNEIHIIADGTFELSSISASAHYSDSSNVPVDSVSCVMGSGLGQIEGNVYLAGPNAGSAVLIFSYTENGVTKTANLKIIINKRLLSISIKPLSVELTSISFYNLSNVIVTARYSDSSTSTVNGPAWRIISGVGSLSGTTYSAGSSVGNAVLTCSYNEGGVTKTADLSISIFNDSIDTIDKAITDIQNAILNKGSTLFASRISSTAAVDGWGKTSLTTAFSAYVAGSAILNDSIIPSVTSLSMVPQNIVYNADMNEATLEVDVNFTWTRTRSSFYNKNGGAYTNVSEPYHVTWPVHFAKISGIWQFTNCELVQFIRMKNSLINFMDPPHNNISFSIYEDTNHPINSFSVRKDNAPFTFDGTWEWTTNASRKVKEGYKYYATLEAGTYAFDIAYMDGKTASYSRVIKTTFQEPKVTAIVNGQVVTITWNDNAAVANSNDNYKISVVTDGHTYNARGLSRTTNSVVFTLPSLSNYISIQFRIQDPFWNILFDTQFYPKSLTSINLNPGSIEVSVNNTYDLKNEIVTANYLDTMLQSSSRTVSNVSWSMPNGVGNLNGSTYNAGSSVGNAVLNCSYTEGGVRKNTDLPITVTNPLSSITISMTSETLYTGTSYNLSIVIVTAHYSDGSTSTVNGATWSINSGLGSLIGTTYNAGSSAGSAVLICSYNEGRLIKTAAFSVNVIPQKTLTNVIISPSNITLSAGGTYSLKKEYITALYSDTSTAEITSEIWSVSSGHGTIENDIYTASSDTGSAALTASYSESGVTKTADFNISIVSSPIVNWYQATDNVPWNGREGNTTLVFYDKMWIIGGADWEGSNTLFNDVWYSSDGVSWTQANANSAWSARCGHTSLVFNNKMWVLGGWDGTQKNDVWSSTDGVNWVQVTANAAWCARSGHTSLVFDNKMWIIGGNYYDQTLPDNNKKNDVWYSSDGITWTQATAHAGWSERFFHSSVVFDNKMWVIGGGNNSVGWPIYNDVWYSTDGANWTLAAANAGWGIRSSHSSVVFDNKMWVIGGYSINNICNDVWYSTDGVDWFPTNSSRIWTPRGGTSIVFNNKMWIMGGKNSVWSYDKDVWYSDGHNTGETMTLNLTGEVTMDFVWVPSGSFTMGSPDSETGRTTSEVQHTVNITKGFWLGKYEVTQSQWQAVTGRNPSHFSGYPNRPVEEVSWNDCQSFITSLNGKGIGTFRLPNEAEWEYACRAGSTSAYYWGTNPDEKYMWYNSTSGSTHDVGGKLPNTWGLYDMSGNVWEWCNDRYGMYNSSIQNDPQGPSTGSYFVSRGGSFYHADYYSRSAYRGNYVSTYYNDFLGLRIVLTPAGL comes from the coding sequence GTGTCATTTATCCATGCCAATACTATTCCCCTTAAACAGGGCTGGAATCTAATTTCATTGGGTGTACAGCCTGTAGACTCCTCAGTTTCCGAGATTTTTCACAATGTTCCTGATATGAAATATTTGATGGGATTTTTAAGAAACCCCTCCGATGGAGGCAGTGAAGGATTCCGCACTTATATGAACATTGAGGGGATGAGAGATTTTAGTACCCTAACCACCATGGATGGTTTACATGGATATTGGGTTTATATGACAGGCATAGACACTCTGGAAGTTTTCGGTGATAAAATCGATGTGCAACAGCAGATAATGTTGAGTTCTGGGTGGAATCTAGTCGGGTATTGGCTGGATCAGTCCTATGCGATGCCCACTTGTGAAACCCAGACCAATACAATAATCGATTCAATTTTCAATCCTTCCCCTTCCATCATTGGCGGCACAGCAAAATACATCATGGGATTTTATCGTGATACAGGCAATGGAATATCAGAAGGATTTAAAACCTTTATGAATAATACAGCCATTTCGTTTAGCAACCTGCCTGCTATTGATCCAGGAAAAGGTTATTGGGTGTACATGCAAGATGAAGGGATACTTGAATACAACAGCAAAAACCCCTTGGATCTGACGCCACCTGAAAATATAACTGCATTCAAGGTCTCTGGTATAGACGCAGCTATCCCTTGCGTCAGTTTGTGCTGGACTAACCCTGAAGAAGATTTCTACAAAGTTGTAATCAGGCGCAAAGAGGACTCTTACCCTAATGATCTTGCCGATGGAACTGAAATATACAATGACAATGGTTCGCATACACTAGACAGTACTGTTAGCATCGGGAAAAAATACTGTTACAGGGCCTGGGCTTATGACTCCAATGAGAATTTTGCATTATCAACAGCCATTACCGATGCCTTAGTTATTGATACGAATTTTGTTGATCTCGGTAAATCTACCCTTGTTTTAGATACTACAGAAGCAGTATCAGTAAATTATTCGCCCGACAATGGGGGGGTAAGCATTCCTGTTGCTGCTCCGTCAGCGGCCGAATTGACTGTAGGTTCAATCATCGTGGCCGGTACTTCGGAAACTGAGACCGGCATAGCCAGAAAGGTAACAAGCCTCAGAGTTGAAGGCGAACAAGTGATCGCTGAAACTACCCAAGCAGCTCTGGATGAAGTGATCGAAAATTGTGATGTTTCGGTTGTGAGGCCACTAAATTTCAGTAACGCCGAGTTTGCGCCATTGCGGAAAGGAGTGAAATTAGTTTCTCCATTGCATGCTCCCACAAAGGACGGCCTTTACATCAGCCTTGATAATTGCGTGTTGTACGACTATGACAAAGACACTTCCACTACTTTCGATCAGATTACAGTAAAAGGCTACATTTCTTTCAAAAATCCGATCTATAACGGCGAGTGCAAGATTAGTTGGCACGGTTTAGATAAATTTTTAGTCTCTTTGGCATTCAGGGAAGATTCTGAAATGAAGATTACGTCAAAAATAGCGGGTCAACTTGAGTGGAAAAAAGATTTGAGTGAGTGGTTCCCGTTCTGCAAAGTTCGTTTTCCCAAAATTGTGGCTGGTCCTATCGAAATAGGACCTGTGATGACTTTCTATATTGGCCTCCAGGGGAAAGCTTATGCGGGTCTTTCAGTATCTGTGGTTCAACAGGCCTCAATGACTGGAGGATTGTTATATGAAAATGGCTGGAGCCCGATCAGACAATTTTCAAACACTTTTTATTACACACCACCAGCTTTGTTTGCGAACGCTGACTTTAAGCTTTATTTCGGACCACAAGTAGATTTCAACATCTATGAAGTAGTAGGTCCTTACTTAATGGTTGATGGTTTTTTGAAACTGGTAGCAGATACTACTCCTAAGATGACTTTGTATGGCGGCCTGGAAGCAGATGTTGGAATCACTGCCGTTAAAATACTAGGTTTCAAGTTAACTGAACCTTTCAAACTAACAGGTGCTATTAAAAATCAGCAGAAACTCTGGGAATTGTTAAAACCCAGCACAACATCATTGATGAATTATAGTAATGTCAGTTCAACAGGTTTTTCGCTGAACTGGAGTAAAATAAGCAATGCAGACTCATACAGAATTTACAAAGACTATAAACAATACGGTGTGGATACAACTGGGAATTCGGTATCCATCACCGGACTGTCGCCTAAGCATATATACACCATGCAGGTTTCCGGAATCAATATTCTTGGCGAAGGCGATAAACGAAGTCTGATAGTTCCCACCTCAAACCCCTTAACCAGCATCACAATAGCACCTGCCATGATTTCTCTCTACACGGGTTCCTCATATTATCTTAACAACAACATAGTAGCTACAACCCATTATACAGACGGCAGTACGTTCAATGTAAGTAGTGGTATAACCTGGAAAATGAGCAGCGGAGTGGGCAATCTGAACGGAAATATCTATATCGCTGGGGCGAATGCTGGCAGCGCTGTGCTGACATGCAGCTACATAGATTGTGGTTTAACAAAATCTGCGAATCTTTCTATAACTGTGAACAAGACCAAAACCTTTTCAAATATCAGCATCAACCCTTCATCTGCATCAATTACCGCTGGCGGTTCTTACAACCTATCCAATGTCAATGTTACAGCGCATTATTCCGACAATAGCACTTCTACTGTGAATGGCGTTACCTGGAGCCTGAGCAGCGGAGTAGGTAGCCTAATCGGAACCACCTACGACTCAGGTTCTAGCGCTGGTAACGCAATTCTTGCTTGCAGTTACAATGATGGTGGTGTGACAAAGGCTACGGATTTTTCTATAACTGTAACTAAAACACTTTCAAGTATCAGAATAAATCCAACCTCAGTTTCGATATTTTCCAACAGTTTCTTCCTTTTATCCAACATCAATATCACTGCTGATTACGCAGACAGTAGCACTGCCACAATTAGCAACGGGGCTTGGAGCTTAAGCAGCGGAGTGGGCAGCATAAGTGGTAAAACATATTATCCTGGAGCAAACACGGGAAGCGGAGTATTGACTTACAGTTATACTGAAAATGGTGTCACAAAAACTGCGAGTATAACTGTCACAGTTAACAAAATTCTCTCCAGTATATCTTTAAACACTAATGAGATTCACATTATTGCTGATGGAACCTTTGAACTTTCAAGCATATCTGCTTCTGCTCATTATTCAGATTCCAGTAATGTACCTGTGGACAGCGTGTCTTGTGTGATGGGCAGTGGGTTGGGACAGATAGAAGGAAACGTATACCTTGCTGGGCCGAATGCGGGTAGTGCTGTTTTAATCTTCAGTTATACTGAAAATGGTGTGACGAAGACTGCAAATTTAAAGATAATTATTAACAAAAGGCTTTTATCTATAAGCATCAAACCTTTATCTGTTGAACTCACTTCTATCAGCTTTTATAACTTATCCAATGTCATTGTCACAGCCCGTTATTCCGACAGCAGCACCTCTACTGTGAATGGCCCCGCCTGGAGAATAATCAGCGGAGTGGGCAGCCTGAGTGGAACCACTTACAGCGCAGGATCTAGTGTTGGGAACGCAGTTCTTACTTGCAGTTACAATGAAGGAGGTGTGACAAAGACTGCGGATCTTTCAATCAGCATTTTTAACGATTCCATTGATACAATTGATAAGGCAATCACAGATATACAAAATGCAATTCTGAATAAAGGCAGCACTTTGTTCGCATCAAGAATCAGCAGCACAGCCGCTGTTGATGGTTGGGGTAAGACCTCCCTCACAACAGCTTTTTCAGCTTATGTCGCAGGCTCAGCCATTCTGAATGACAGTATAATTCCTTCTGTAACGAGTTTATCGATGGTCCCGCAAAACATTGTTTACAATGCAGACATGAATGAAGCTACTCTTGAAGTTGATGTCAACTTCACCTGGACTCGCACCAGAAGCAGTTTTTATAACAAAAATGGTGGAGCTTATACGAATGTATCTGAACCATACCATGTCACTTGGCCTGTGCATTTTGCAAAAATATCTGGGATTTGGCAATTCACAAATTGCGAACTCGTTCAATTCATTCGGATGAAAAATTCTTTGATTAATTTCATGGATCCACCTCACAATAATATTTCTTTTTCGATTTATGAAGATACCAATCACCCGATTAATAGTTTTTCTGTTAGAAAAGATAATGCCCCCTTTACATTTGACGGAACCTGGGAATGGACGACAAACGCATCGAGGAAAGTTAAAGAAGGCTATAAGTATTATGCAACACTGGAAGCAGGGACTTACGCATTTGATATTGCTTATATGGATGGTAAAACTGCAAGCTATTCAAGAGTGATAAAAACTACTTTTCAGGAACCGAAGGTTACCGCTATAGTCAATGGTCAAGTTGTGACCATCACTTGGAATGACAATGCAGCGGTTGCCAACAGTAATGATAATTACAAGATCTCGGTTGTAACTGATGGACACACTTATAATGCTCGGGGTTTATCACGTACCACTAATTCGGTTGTTTTTACTCTGCCTTCATTGAGCAATTACATAAGCATTCAATTTAGAATTCAGGATCCTTTCTGGAACATCTTATTCGACACACAATTTTACCCAAAATCCTTAACCAGTATAAATCTGAATCCTGGGTCGATCGAAGTGAGTGTCAACAATACTTACGACTTGAAAAATGAGATTGTTACGGCAAATTATCTGGACACAATGTTACAATCCAGTTCTCGCACTGTCAGTAATGTTAGCTGGAGCATGCCAAATGGGGTTGGAAATTTAAATGGGTCCACATATAACGCAGGATCGAGCGTGGGTAATGCTGTACTAAACTGCAGCTACACAGAAGGTGGGGTGAGGAAAAATACTGATCTCCCTATAACTGTAACCAACCCACTTTCAAGCATTACCATCAGCATGACTTCTGAAACATTATACACTGGTACATCTTACAACTTATCCATTGTCATTGTTACTGCCCATTATTCCGACGGCAGCACTTCTACTGTGAATGGGGCTACTTGGAGTATAAACAGTGGATTGGGCAGCTTGATTGGAACCACCTACAACGCAGGGTCTAGTGCTGGAAGCGCAGTTCTTATCTGCAGTTACAATGAAGGAAGATTGATAAAGACTGCGGCTTTTTCAGTAAATGTAATTCCCCAAAAAACTCTTACCAATGTTATCATTAGCCCATCAAATATCACACTAAGCGCAGGTGGGACATATAGCTTAAAGAAAGAGTACATAACAGCACTCTATTCAGACACCTCGACTGCTGAAATTACAAGTGAAATTTGGAGTGTAAGTTCCGGTCACGGCACAATCGAAAACGATATTTATACTGCTTCCTCTGATACCGGCAGCGCGGCATTAACAGCGAGTTACTCTGAAAGCGGTGTGACAAAGACTGCTGATTTTAATATAAGTATCGTTTCTTCACCGATTGTCAATTGGTACCAAGCGACTGATAATGTCCCTTGGAACGGAAGAGAAGGCAATACTACCCTGGTTTTCTATGATAAAATGTGGATCATAGGCGGTGCTGATTGGGAAGGCAGCAATACACTATTCAATGATGTCTGGTATTCCTCTGATGGCGTTAGTTGGACCCAAGCTAACGCCAATTCTGCTTGGAGTGCCAGATGTGGTCATACGAGCTTAGTGTTTAACAATAAAATGTGGGTACTGGGTGGATGGGACGGTACACAGAAAAACGATGTATGGTCTTCAACTGATGGCGTTAACTGGGTGCAGGTTACTGCTAATGCTGCTTGGTGCGCAAGAAGTGGTCATACAAGCTTAGTGTTTGATAATAAAATGTGGATTATTGGTGGAAATTATTACGATCAGACACTTCCTGATAACAATAAAAAAAATGATGTCTGGTATTCCTCTGATGGCATCACTTGGACTCAGGCTACTGCACATGCCGGTTGGAGCGAAAGATTTTTCCATTCGAGTGTAGTTTTTGATAACAAAATGTGGGTTATTGGTGGAGGAAATAACAGTGTTGGTTGGCCTATATATAATGACGTGTGGTATTCCACTGATGGCGCAAACTGGACGTTGGCGGCAGCCAATGCTGGGTGGGGCATACGCTCTTCCCACTCAAGTGTAGTGTTTGATAACAAAATGTGGGTTATTGGAGGTTATTCAATCAATAATATTTGCAATGATGTGTGGTATTCCACTGATGGTGTAGATTGGTTTCCTACTAACAGCAGTAGAATATGGACCCCACGTGGTGGCACCAGCATCGTGTTTAATAATAAAATGTGGATAATGGGTGGTAAAAATAGTGTATGGAGTTATGATAAAGATGTCTGGTATTCTGACGGCCATAATACTGGTGAAACCATGACCTTAAATCTGACCGGGGAAGTAACTATGGATTTCGTCTGGGTACCATCCGGCAGCTTTACCATGGGTAGCCCTGATAGTGAAACAGGGCGAACCACGAGTGAAGTGCAGCATACGGTAAACATTACCAAAGGCTTCTGGCTGGGGAAGTATGAAGTCACTCAGTCCCAGTGGCAGGCAGTGACAGGAAGAAATCCCAGTCATTTTTCTGGCTACCCGAATCGACCGGTAGAGGAAGTATCTTGGAACGACTGCCAGTCTTTCATCACATCGCTGAACGGCAAGGGCATTGGCACTTTCAGACTGCCAAATGAAGCAGAATGGGAATATGCATGTCGGGCTGGGTCAACATCTGCATATTATTGGGGTACCAACCCGGATGAGAAATACATGTGGTATAACTCAACTTCGGGGTCAACTCACGATGTAGGAGGGAAGCTGCCCAATACCTGGGGGTTATATGACATGAGCGGCAATGTCTGGGAATGGTGCAATGACCGGTACGGTATGTATAACAGCTCTATACAAAATGACCCACAAGGCCCCTCTACCGGCAGCTACTTCGTTTCTCGCGGAGGCAGCTTTTATCACGCTGACTACTATAGCCGTTCTGCATATCGAGGCAACTATGTGTCAACGTACTATAACGATTTCCTTGGCTTGCGTATTGTATTAACACCAGCGGGGCTGTGA
- a CDS encoding glycoside hydrolase family 130 protein, translating to MGEPSRPIVRRYEKNPILTKLDIPYPVETVHNAGVVKHGKKYIMLFRSHLCNGRSVIGIAESDDGLQFKARSAPFIVPAGTEPFKSYEECGVEDPRICAINGEYFITYSAYSKHGVRIALASTKDFEKLERISLITQADYRNVVLFPEKINNRYVRLDRPHSEISPWSLWISYSPDLIYWGDSKVLIKPMTYHWDEMKVGPGATPIKTEEGWLNIFHGVFKTMDGAVYRLGVALHDLKDPSLLRGVSDNWILQPESPWEITGYVHNVVFCCGAVAEADGTIKIYWGGADSVMCVGTAKISDLIQMCLTKPRPPLG from the coding sequence ATGGGAGAGCCAAGTAGACCGATCGTCAGACGTTATGAGAAGAATCCGATTCTGACCAAGCTGGACATACCTTATCCGGTGGAGACTGTTCACAATGCTGGGGTGGTTAAACATGGGAAAAAATACATCATGCTGTTCAGATCACACCTGTGCAACGGAAGGTCTGTGATCGGAATCGCGGAAAGCGATGACGGGCTGCAGTTCAAAGCAAGGTCTGCGCCTTTCATTGTCCCTGCAGGAACAGAACCGTTCAAATCTTATGAAGAATGCGGGGTGGAAGATCCCCGCATCTGCGCCATAAACGGCGAATATTTCATCACCTACAGCGCTTACTCCAAACATGGAGTGCGGATCGCCCTGGCCAGCACAAAAGATTTTGAAAAACTGGAAAGGATCTCCCTGATTACTCAGGCTGATTATCGGAATGTGGTCTTGTTTCCGGAGAAAATCAACAATCGTTATGTCCGACTCGACCGCCCTCACTCGGAAATATCTCCCTGGTCTCTCTGGATATCGTACTCGCCTGATCTGATTTACTGGGGGGATTCCAAGGTTCTGATCAAACCCATGACCTATCATTGGGATGAAATGAAGGTGGGGCCTGGTGCGACTCCCATCAAAACGGAAGAAGGGTGGCTGAATATTTTTCATGGTGTCTTCAAGACCATGGATGGAGCGGTCTACAGACTCGGTGTAGCGCTGCATGACTTGAAAGATCCGTCGCTGTTAAGGGGGGTCTCAGACAACTGGATACTTCAGCCGGAAAGCCCATGGGAAATTACCGGTTATGTGCACAATGTCGTCTTCTGCTGCGGTGCAGTGGCTGAAGCCGACGGCACCATCAAGATTTACTGGGGAGGCGCAGATTCGGTAATGTGTGTCGGAACCGCAAAGATTTCGGATCTGATCCAGATGTGCCTGACAAAACCTCGCCCGCCTTTGGGGTGA
- a CDS encoding clostripain-related cysteine peptidase — protein MFSRITIIALIMAFFQCHSASIMQLIYDHDLPTALKSFEVTSEVSPEEQQQTEWCVMIYSSLEGGEPLETFFIQELVDMLDVSLEKFVHVVAQVDYRHCHNLQSKRYCLADGKLQVRAVLPNQNMGDPAVFADFLTWAMQYPAKHRLLFIQGHGTGVLTTSGPGSFEKSRSFGIDYGNNDSLSMSDASSCLQKVLGDKKIDVLAFRSCLMNGIECATMFSSFFDYMIATETTQKAGFSKPKQREDFFDTFFLDELKRRNGIMEPLEMATAVYESIRNTNMILVNGMPGAQFEISCWDLSRLRSTIPDFRELTDCLTARLSAPGADLRRDLAEVRTGCPLFYEYSSGKCAYVDLESLLSGLEMQAASSTDRASTDFGRQIGAIKDRISAGLKNAALKHCDNFHQVDPGFATSILLLPLSSSEAEIYQDKIAPEYSELDFNKETGWSGFLNSL, from the coding sequence ATGTTCAGCAGAATCACCATAATCGCATTGATCATGGCCTTTTTCCAGTGCCATTCCGCCAGCATCATGCAGCTGATCTATGATCATGACCTTCCTACAGCTCTGAAATCTTTTGAAGTGACTTCTGAAGTGTCACCTGAAGAACAGCAGCAGACAGAGTGGTGTGTAATGATTTACAGTTCACTGGAAGGCGGGGAACCTCTGGAGACTTTTTTCATCCAGGAGCTGGTAGACATGCTGGATGTAAGTCTTGAAAAATTCGTGCATGTGGTGGCGCAGGTGGATTACCGCCATTGCCACAATCTCCAGTCCAAAAGATACTGTCTTGCCGACGGTAAACTGCAGGTGCGGGCTGTTCTGCCAAATCAGAACATGGGTGATCCCGCGGTTTTCGCAGATTTTCTGACCTGGGCCATGCAGTACCCTGCGAAACATCGCCTGCTCTTCATCCAGGGCCACGGCACAGGCGTCCTGACCACCTCAGGCCCTGGCAGCTTTGAAAAAAGCCGCTCTTTCGGGATTGATTATGGAAATAATGATTCGCTTTCGATGTCTGATGCTTCATCCTGCCTGCAAAAAGTCTTGGGCGACAAAAAAATCGATGTCCTGGCTTTCCGTTCCTGCCTGATGAACGGGATCGAGTGCGCGACCATGTTCAGCAGCTTTTTCGATTATATGATAGCCACAGAAACAACCCAGAAGGCCGGTTTTTCCAAGCCAAAGCAGAGAGAGGACTTTTTTGATACATTTTTCCTTGATGAACTGAAGCGGAGAAACGGGATCATGGAGCCTCTCGAAATGGCGACTGCAGTATATGAAAGCATTAGAAACACAAACATGATCCTGGTGAATGGTATGCCGGGTGCCCAGTTCGAAATTTCCTGCTGGGACTTATCCAGACTGCGCTCGACGATTCCCGATTTCAGAGAACTGACCGATTGCCTGACAGCCCGGCTTTCCGCTCCAGGTGCCGATCTCAGGCGTGATCTGGCTGAAGTGAGGACCGGATGCCCCCTTTTTTATGAGTATTCCTCAGGGAAATGCGCATATGTGGATCTGGAATCGTTGTTGAGCGGACTCGAAATGCAGGCAGCCTCCTCGACAGACAGGGCATCAACGGATTTCGGCAGACAGATTGGAGCAATCAAAGACAGAATCAGCGCAGGCCTGAAAAACGCGGCACTAAAGCATTGTGACAATTTCCACCAGGTTGATCCCGGATTCGCCACTTCCATTCTGCTGCTTCCCCTCTCCAGCAGTGAAGCGGAAATCTATCAGGATAAAATTGCCCCTGAATATTCAGAGCTGGATTTCAATAAAGAGACTGGCTGGAGCGGGTTTTTGAACAGTCTGTAG